From one Ignavibacteria bacterium genomic stretch:
- a CDS encoding type I restriction enzyme HsdR N-terminal domain-containing protein, with product MNPPVSLPALIFPSFEIKIDTSQEYTKIFDEVRKKYVKLTSEEWVRQHCIHWLVSKGYPVGRCSVERTLPSAELRYDVLWMDAYLNPFLLIECKSPSVTITHETLRQSAWYNLTLKAPYILLTNGLTAYCARVPEQGTLTMLSDAPDYPHLTQE from the coding sequence ATGAACCCGCCGGTATCACTGCCTGCCCTGATTTTCCCGTCGTTTGAAATCAAGATCGACACTTCGCAGGAATATACTAAGATTTTTGATGAAGTGCGGAAGAAGTACGTGAAGCTCACATCAGAAGAATGGGTACGCCAGCATTGTATTCACTGGCTTGTCTCAAAAGGATATCCTGTGGGACGCTGCAGTGTGGAGCGTACGCTCCCTTCGGCCGAGTTGCGATATGATGTGTTATGGATGGATGCGTATCTGAACCCATTCCTGCTCATTGAATGTAAATCACCCTCAGTAACCATCACCCACGAAACGCTGCGTCAGAGCGCATGGTATAACCTCACGCTGAAAGCCCCGTACATCCTGTTAACAAACGGGCTGACGGCGTACTGTGCCCGGGTTCCCGAACAGGGCACACTTACCATGTTGTCCGACGCACCCGACTATCCACACCTCACACAAGAATGA
- the pyrC gene encoding dihydroorotase, producing MNTITLHSPLDMHVHFRQADMLRLVAPQTAQFFAGAVVMPNLVPPVTSIEALNNYTIEVQDAVSPYPFTPYMTLFFRDYTQAELEEARNMIIGIKLYPAGATTNSEAGVREITAMDATFRTMQDLDIPLLVHGETHGFVMDREREFGDIYRYLARTYPRLRIIMEHITTRDSVMLLDEYENLYATITVHHLLITLDDVVGGLMNPHLFCKPIAKKPEDRDALLQAALDAHPKVMFGSDSAPHPRRSKESPGCAAGVFTAPIALPLLASLFHKHGAASNLQAFVSNNAQTIYRITPPATTITLAEKAITIPKHSGTVIPMWAGKKLDWSVAQSVVI from the coding sequence ATGAATACCATTACCCTGCATTCTCCGCTTGACATGCACGTGCACTTCCGGCAGGCCGACATGTTGCGTTTGGTAGCACCTCAAACGGCGCAGTTTTTTGCTGGTGCCGTCGTGATGCCCAACCTTGTACCACCAGTCACCAGCATCGAGGCGCTAAATAATTATACGATCGAGGTACAAGATGCCGTTAGCCCCTATCCCTTCACACCGTATATGACGCTGTTTTTCAGGGATTACACCCAGGCTGAACTGGAAGAAGCACGCAACATGATCATCGGTATCAAGCTCTACCCCGCCGGGGCAACTACAAACAGCGAAGCTGGTGTTCGGGAAATTACTGCAATGGACGCTACGTTTAGGACAATGCAGGACCTGGACATCCCGCTTCTGGTCCATGGCGAAACGCACGGATTTGTAATGGACCGTGAGCGTGAGTTTGGCGATATCTACCGGTATTTGGCACGAACATATCCACGGCTTCGCATTATCATGGAGCACATTACCACGCGCGACTCCGTGATGCTCCTGGACGAGTACGAAAACCTGTACGCAACCATCACAGTGCATCATCTTCTGATCACGCTTGACGATGTGGTTGGTGGTCTGATGAACCCTCATTTATTCTGCAAGCCTATAGCCAAGAAACCGGAGGACCGTGACGCTCTGCTCCAGGCAGCATTGGATGCCCACCCCAAGGTGATGTTTGGCTCAGACAGCGCTCCCCACCCGCGCCGAAGCAAGGAAAGCCCCGGATGCGCGGCAGGGGTCTTTACCGCACCGATTGCCCTACCTCTGCTGGCATCGCTGTTTCATAAGCACGGAGCAGCATCCAACCTACAGGCATTTGTAAGCAATAACGCACAAACAATATATCGTATTACGCCACCCGCCACAACGATTACACTGGCAGAAAAGGCGATTACCATTCCCAAACACAGCGGAACAGTAATTCCAATGTGGGCAGGAAAGAAACTTGACTGGTCAGTAGCTCAAAGTGTGGTGATCTGA
- a CDS encoding SPFH/Band 7/PHB domain protein, with product MAAEAAVFLFFMLALFVMILLIKGIIIVRQAEVMIIERLGKFHKILDSGIHVVIPILDKPRSIDWRFVRSDPRGQNVYTHSTTKRIDLRETVYDFPRQGVITSDNVTIEINALLYFQVADPMKVVYEISNLPDAIQKLTQTTLRNVIGELDLDETLTSRDTINAKLRVILDEASHKWGAKINRVELQDIIPPRDIQEAMEKQMRAERDRRATILTAEAEKRSAILESEGKRESQINYAEGQKKSQILNAEGEAEARIAVAEAEAEAIRKIAEAVANLKGDPTSYLIAVRYIDAIKEMAAGGNKVVFMPYEASGVMGSLGSMKELWNVTKQS from the coding sequence ATGGCCGCAGAAGCAGCAGTCTTCTTATTCTTTATGCTCGCCCTATTTGTGATGATTCTCCTCATAAAAGGGATTATCATCGTACGGCAGGCTGAAGTTATGATTATTGAACGCTTGGGGAAATTTCACAAGATCCTTGACAGTGGCATTCATGTGGTGATACCCATTCTTGATAAACCACGCAGTATTGACTGGCGTTTTGTGCGCAGCGATCCACGCGGTCAGAACGTGTACACGCATTCAACCACAAAACGTATTGACCTGCGTGAAACTGTGTACGACTTCCCGCGTCAGGGCGTGATTACAAGTGACAACGTTACCATTGAAATTAATGCACTGCTGTACTTTCAGGTAGCTGACCCCATGAAGGTGGTGTACGAAATCAGCAACCTTCCCGATGCGATTCAAAAACTTACCCAAACCACGCTGCGTAACGTGATTGGCGAGCTTGATTTGGATGAGACGCTAACATCTCGCGACACGATTAATGCAAAACTCCGGGTAATCCTTGATGAGGCATCACATAAGTGGGGTGCCAAGATTAATCGCGTAGAACTTCAGGATATTATTCCTCCTCGCGATATCCAGGAAGCAATGGAGAAGCAAATGCGTGCCGAGCGCGACCGGCGTGCAACAATCCTTACAGCCGAGGCCGAGAAACGGAGTGCTATCCTTGAGTCAGAGGGTAAACGCGAATCACAGATCAATTATGCTGAAGGACAAAAGAAATCACAAATATTAAATGCCGAGGGAGAAGCTGAAGCACGAATTGCGGTTGCAGAAGCCGAGGCTGAGGCAATTCGGAAAATTGCGGAAGCCGTGGCTAACTTAAAGGGCGACCCCACGTCGTACCTTATTGCCGTCCGGTATATCGATGCGATTAAGGAAATGGCAGCCGGCGGTAATAAAGTTGTCTTTATGCCGTACGAAGCCTCAGGGGTGATGGGCTCGCTTGGCTCGATGAAGGAATTGTGGAACGTTACTAAACAATCGTAG
- a CDS encoding NfeD family protein produces MTYPQIWLVVAIILFILEIFTPGFVLANIGVAAMAAAIAGWLGADLAWQFIAFAVAGLVSFVTVRPLLLRTIKDGGKGIPTGVDALVGREAFVTETIPAGIGRGRVQVDADSWLAVSADEQEIPDGTPIVIERVDSSILVVRRSG; encoded by the coding sequence ATGACCTACCCTCAGATCTGGCTTGTAGTTGCAATTATCCTTTTCATCCTGGAGATTTTTACTCCGGGATTTGTGCTTGCTAATATCGGTGTTGCCGCAATGGCCGCTGCTATTGCCGGCTGGCTGGGAGCAGACCTTGCCTGGCAGTTCATTGCCTTTGCGGTGGCCGGTCTGGTTTCGTTTGTAACTGTGCGCCCCCTACTGCTACGCACGATTAAGGATGGCGGAAAGGGTATCCCTACCGGAGTAGATGCCCTTGTTGGCCGGGAGGCCTTCGTTACCGAAACAATACCGGCCGGTATCGGGCGCGGTAGGGTTCAGGTTGATGCCGACAGCTGGCTGGCGGTATCAGCTGACGAACAAGAAATTCCTGACGGCACCCCTATTGTGATTGAGCGCGTAGATTCTTCTATTTTGGTAGTCCGACGTTCCGGATAA
- a CDS encoding CHASE2 domain-containing protein: MSTFFRTFFQLDNLLVSISTIGVIGLLYIIPQNVAFLDPLGQAIGDIDVTDIVFSQFRSDEMTRVDTNIVLVNIGYASRDEIAGILERIARYKPAVVGVDVFFKTLKSDSAADQRLANALASLPNVVMASKLAYKSDLEESAPLERSTDDTEVYDVFDTLVVSHPTFMKGAETGFTNLVIDQEAAFMTCRDIALQDFYNTTREPCLALKLVQYVNPEAARIALARTAKTEPINYHGNLESFYCIDVGQAMDSATDLSVVRGKIVIVGFLGESLGSAALEDIFFTPINKHYVGRAFPDMYGAVIHANVASMILRGRYINVMPFWLSILFGFVLLYVNVAVLTYFAEQNSVVYEMIAMAIQLGQTVTMLFLTIYVFNNYDYKLAFTPAFLGVFLVGTVHDMYEDSIKKLAIMGYNRWKKHRSEHADSDVNKDSNSKGGQSS; this comes from the coding sequence ATGTCAACGTTCTTCCGTACGTTTTTTCAGCTCGATAATCTTCTGGTGTCGATCAGTACCATTGGCGTTATCGGTTTGCTGTACATCATTCCGCAAAACGTTGCCTTCCTGGACCCGCTGGGGCAGGCAATCGGAGATATCGACGTAACCGACATTGTGTTTTCGCAATTCAGGTCGGACGAGATGACGCGTGTTGACACCAACATTGTGCTGGTAAATATCGGCTATGCTTCACGAGACGAAATTGCGGGGATACTGGAACGCATTGCCAGATATAAGCCAGCGGTGGTAGGTGTGGACGTGTTTTTTAAAACACTGAAAAGCGATTCCGCTGCAGACCAGCGGCTTGCTAACGCTCTGGCATCGCTACCAAACGTTGTCATGGCATCAAAGCTGGCGTACAAATCTGATTTGGAAGAATCGGCACCATTGGAACGGAGCACCGATGATACAGAAGTATATGATGTGTTCGATACGCTGGTTGTTAGTCATCCAACGTTCATGAAGGGGGCTGAGACAGGCTTCACAAACCTTGTGATTGATCAGGAAGCGGCGTTCATGACGTGCCGCGACATCGCTCTTCAGGATTTTTACAATACTACCCGTGAGCCCTGTCTTGCCCTGAAATTGGTACAGTATGTAAATCCGGAGGCTGCACGTATCGCTCTGGCAAGAACCGCCAAAACCGAGCCCATTAACTACCACGGTAATCTTGAGTCATTTTACTGCATTGATGTGGGGCAGGCGATGGATTCGGCCACAGACTTGTCAGTAGTTCGTGGCAAGATTGTGATTGTCGGATTCCTTGGTGAAAGTTTGGGCTCAGCGGCATTAGAAGACATCTTTTTTACCCCGATTAATAAGCATTACGTTGGACGTGCCTTCCCCGACATGTACGGGGCAGTAATACACGCCAATGTGGCAAGCATGATACTGCGCGGCCGCTATATTAATGTGATGCCCTTCTGGTTGTCGATTCTGTTCGGGTTTGTGTTATTGTATGTTAATGTGGCTGTACTGACGTATTTTGCCGAACAGAACAGTGTAGTGTACGAGATGATTGCAATGGCAATCCAGCTTGGACAAACTGTAACAATGCTTTTTCTGACAATCTACGTGTTTAATAACTACGATTATAAACTGGCTTTTACGCCAGCGTTTCTTGGTGTTTTTCTGGTGGGAACTGTTCACGACATGTACGAAGACTCAATAAAGAAGCTTGCCATCATGGGGTATAACCGCTGGAAAAAGCATCGATCAGAACATGCTGATTCTGACGTAAACAAGGATAGTAACAGCAAGGGAGGTCAGAGCTCATGA
- a CDS encoding insulinase family protein, with amino-acid sequence MQNSTIPSAAFNPTILTCANGLTVVIDTVPTAHSVALGIWVKAGTRDELRNQAGVAHLVEHAAFRGTATRSNIMIARGFENVGAYANAFTTKEETCYYVRSLPEHLGKVLPILADVVTKPVFRDKDVAKERKIIIEEIHAYEDEAEEFVLDLAEQYQFEKHPLGSPIVGYEQTLEQISADTVRTFHKKFYTSTNMVLTVSGNVQPAEVYDLIEQHLADIPRARTKLRRTTPCLPQVTTITERRAVHQAHIVWHRRCGGYTSADKTATSVLNVILGDGMSSRLNVKLRETSGVAYSVGSHLQHFYDTGMLTIYAGAHARRTVHSTVLIEKTLTALARDGVKKAELIRAKEQLRASRIMALESLSARLNLLGKGMLDEGKPENPYEAIADVMDVSEDHVNQLARSLCVPDEWHRLTLLPEDA; translated from the coding sequence ATGCAAAACAGCACCATTCCTTCGGCCGCCTTTAACCCAACCATCCTAACCTGCGCCAATGGTTTAACAGTCGTGATTGATACTGTGCCAACTGCTCATTCTGTTGCACTGGGAATCTGGGTTAAGGCCGGAACACGTGATGAACTTCGCAATCAGGCGGGTGTGGCCCATCTTGTTGAGCATGCTGCGTTTCGGGGGACAGCTACGCGGTCGAACATCATGATTGCAAGGGGCTTCGAAAATGTGGGAGCATACGCCAACGCCTTTACTACCAAGGAAGAAACCTGTTATTACGTACGCTCGCTGCCGGAACATCTGGGGAAGGTTCTGCCTATTCTGGCTGACGTTGTTACCAAGCCTGTTTTTCGTGACAAGGATGTTGCCAAGGAACGAAAAATTATCATTGAGGAAATCCATGCCTATGAGGATGAGGCTGAAGAGTTTGTTCTGGATCTTGCAGAACAGTACCAGTTTGAGAAGCACCCACTGGGATCACCGATAGTTGGATACGAGCAGACATTAGAGCAGATTTCGGCTGATACTGTTCGCACCTTTCATAAAAAATTTTATACAAGTACCAATATGGTGCTCACAGTGTCGGGTAACGTTCAACCCGCAGAAGTGTATGATCTGATCGAACAACATCTTGCAGATATCCCCCGTGCACGTACCAAACTCAGGCGTACAACTCCTTGCCTGCCACAAGTGACAACCATTACCGAACGTCGGGCCGTCCATCAGGCCCATATCGTGTGGCACCGCCGTTGTGGTGGTTACACCTCGGCCGACAAAACGGCGACGTCGGTGCTTAACGTCATCCTTGGTGACGGCATGAGCAGCAGACTGAACGTTAAGCTGCGCGAGACCAGTGGCGTAGCCTATAGCGTTGGTTCGCATCTTCAGCATTTTTATGATACCGGAATGCTTACGATTTATGCGGGAGCCCATGCCCGCCGAACGGTACACAGCACGGTCCTGATCGAAAAAACTCTCACTGCTCTTGCGCGTGACGGCGTAAAGAAAGCCGAACTGATACGAGCAAAGGAGCAGCTCCGTGCTTCACGGATTATGGCACTGGAATCACTGTCGGCACGGCTGAATTTGCTGGGCAAGGGAATGCTTGACGAAGGCAAGCCTGAAAACCCGTACGAGGCCATCGCTGACGTCATGGATGTGTCGGAAGATCATGTTAACCAGCTGGCAAGATCGTTGTGTGTGCCTGACGAATGGCACCGGCTTACCTTACTGCCGGAGGATGCATGA
- a CDS encoding UvrD-helicase domain-containing protein, which yields MSTLSLSPEQQSALSAGRHFVVRANAGSGKTFLLTMRIVWLLIHENVAPEHIVAITFTTKAAAEMKQRVRHLIDRFLDSAEDRSTVLGTSGSDAEIISKLTAIRNSIGKLRISTFHAFATGILRNYGAAIRLDPNSGELSDRKRRDLLLQITAQTLQLYPAQHTELCFDYLGMKGTHELVYTLAGNGELLQSINSYRSKTANLADTRLERASTIASEILKPLVDTVYKTLKNSECANDPKCKPLLESLGNALQVLLSAPTSFDGIASAIKALKEFYTDSGTPRKKKVFTDYLPDIQSALKSVFALAKVNPAAERTQAEVLTVLANIATEAHTRFSAEKRRASVMDFDDMMLCTMQLFETHPEICSMVRSSVKHLFIDEFQDTNPLQYKIVTKLVPNLISGNEHLSSPELFVVGDDKQSIYGFRDADVRLFKEVEHAAERVNRVKAPSLPTQAITLQSSYRITPSLADAINNVCRLVFPGDTEFDVPYSNLISQRPQHNTTLVGTLRVITVPPNTKDGSADASDLESPAVTQASVAESVVQETDELDIVVRYVLSILNGSADISVISNRGSGIEQLTAPQAGHIAILVRKRNEVSELARRLQANGVPVLVHGGRAFFSRPEVADIRNLLRALTDTDPIALAAVLRSPLFRCTDADLLFVRSVGNGAPFSHDAFLTSVQHPHAPESLVRARDILALLKQLLPTTPPDAIVLQALMETQWHKQIGNHPRRNQIIHNVDKLIDLIRIEQQAPGASLLTVIGSIQVPDETDNEAERVPPVTDAVQIMTLHASKGMEFPIVLLCGISSAGRSDSVRTSDQLSLTVNLPSNRGAEHWSCPDALGDSASHVVNGIIAQERIRAEEKRLLYVALTRAMDHAAVVVNPEGGSGSRMLSLLAETGAIKHFTPYTVTATPGTVHVTASSPSLLPLHEPIRTSGMPATVHVSSLASANFLGGPASPSGSMDTGTEFHQRIALLLTNQYQPSGTEPAEWSRFLDVRDVWQPPGAIAQVEQERVGMLGATLVIGRPDVIFRISPTHAEIWDWKLISPTSDEEYKHYSAMYYHQLLAYAWLLLKPETELETVDAYLAFVPNAGPDRSTWTSKWTFRRDHLQELERELTDAIASAAATADAHAH from the coding sequence ATGAGCACGTTGTCACTCAGCCCGGAACAGCAGAGTGCACTAAGTGCCGGCCGACATTTTGTGGTGCGCGCCAATGCAGGGAGCGGAAAAACCTTCCTGCTCACCATGAGAATTGTGTGGCTGCTGATACACGAAAACGTCGCTCCCGAACACATCGTTGCCATTACATTTACAACCAAGGCTGCTGCCGAAATGAAGCAAAGAGTTCGGCATCTCATAGACAGGTTTCTGGATTCCGCCGAGGATCGCTCTACTGTTTTGGGGACCTCAGGAAGCGATGCCGAGATCATCAGCAAGCTTACCGCTATCCGGAATTCGATTGGCAAGCTCAGAATCTCCACCTTTCATGCCTTTGCCACTGGCATTCTTCGGAATTACGGTGCAGCCATTCGTCTGGACCCGAATTCGGGCGAACTGTCTGACAGGAAGCGTCGCGACCTCCTCCTGCAGATAACAGCACAGACACTCCAGTTGTACCCGGCACAACACACAGAGCTCTGCTTTGATTACCTGGGCATGAAGGGTACACACGAATTGGTGTACACCCTTGCGGGAAACGGTGAGTTACTGCAGTCAATTAACAGTTACCGGTCGAAAACAGCTAATCTGGCCGACACCCGACTGGAGCGTGCCTCCACGATTGCTTCCGAGATACTGAAACCACTTGTTGACACCGTTTACAAGACGCTGAAGAACAGCGAATGTGCCAACGATCCCAAATGTAAACCCTTGCTGGAAAGCCTTGGGAACGCTCTGCAGGTGTTATTGTCAGCTCCCACCAGTTTTGATGGCATTGCTTCTGCCATCAAGGCTCTGAAAGAGTTCTATACGGATTCAGGTACACCGCGTAAGAAAAAGGTATTTACGGACTACCTGCCCGACATTCAGTCTGCATTAAAATCAGTTTTTGCCCTTGCCAAAGTAAACCCAGCCGCAGAGCGTACGCAGGCAGAGGTGTTAACGGTGCTTGCCAACATTGCAACAGAGGCGCATACCAGATTCAGTGCGGAGAAACGCAGGGCTTCGGTTATGGATTTTGACGACATGATGCTGTGTACCATGCAGTTGTTCGAAACGCATCCGGAAATCTGCAGTATGGTGCGTTCATCGGTCAAACATCTCTTTATTGATGAGTTTCAGGATACCAATCCGCTCCAATACAAGATTGTAACAAAACTGGTACCGAACCTGATTTCTGGGAACGAACACCTGAGCAGCCCGGAGCTGTTTGTTGTTGGCGATGATAAACAAAGCATTTACGGTTTCCGCGATGCCGACGTCCGACTTTTTAAAGAAGTTGAACATGCTGCAGAGCGGGTGAATAGGGTCAAAGCCCCTTCCCTTCCAACGCAGGCAATAACCCTGCAAAGCTCATACAGGATTACTCCGTCCCTTGCCGATGCCATCAACAACGTCTGCCGGCTGGTTTTCCCCGGAGACACAGAATTCGATGTGCCGTACAGCAACCTGATTTCGCAGCGACCGCAGCATAACACCACGCTGGTTGGTACGTTGCGCGTTATTACTGTTCCTCCGAACACCAAAGATGGCAGTGCTGACGCTTCGGATTTAGAGAGCCCTGCGGTAACGCAGGCTTCGGTAGCAGAATCTGTTGTCCAGGAAACCGATGAGTTAGACATCGTTGTTCGGTATGTGCTGAGCATACTAAACGGCTCGGCTGATATTTCTGTTATTAGCAATCGTGGCAGTGGTATCGAGCAGCTTACTGCCCCCCAGGCAGGCCATATAGCCATCCTGGTTAGAAAGCGGAACGAAGTTTCCGAACTTGCACGCCGGCTTCAGGCAAACGGCGTCCCGGTGCTTGTACATGGCGGCCGTGCCTTTTTCTCGCGTCCTGAAGTTGCCGATATCCGCAACCTGCTGCGTGCTCTTACGGATACCGACCCGATTGCTCTGGCGGCCGTTCTCCGGTCTCCGTTGTTTCGGTGTACTGATGCTGACCTGTTGTTTGTGCGTTCAGTCGGCAACGGCGCACCGTTTAGTCACGATGCCTTTCTGACAAGTGTGCAGCACCCACATGCTCCGGAGTCGCTGGTGCGCGCCCGTGATATCCTTGCCTTGCTGAAGCAATTACTGCCAACAACTCCACCCGATGCCATCGTGTTGCAGGCCCTCATGGAAACACAGTGGCACAAACAGATCGGCAATCATCCGCGCAGGAATCAAATCATTCATAACGTTGATAAACTTATTGACCTGATCAGGATTGAACAGCAGGCTCCTGGCGCCTCGCTGCTCACTGTTATCGGCAGTATCCAGGTGCCCGACGAAACTGATAACGAAGCCGAGCGTGTTCCACCGGTAACCGATGCTGTGCAGATCATGACGCTGCATGCGTCGAAAGGCATGGAGTTCCCAATCGTTCTGCTGTGCGGTATCAGCTCTGCAGGCCGAAGCGATTCGGTTCGCACGTCTGACCAGCTAAGTTTAACCGTGAATCTGCCGTCAAATCGGGGAGCAGAACACTGGAGCTGTCCGGATGCCCTTGGTGATTCCGCCTCGCATGTTGTGAATGGCATCATTGCACAAGAGCGAATCCGTGCCGAGGAGAAACGTCTGTTGTATGTTGCATTAACCCGAGCCATGGATCATGCTGCTGTTGTTGTTAATCCTGAAGGGGGCTCCGGCTCGCGGATGCTTTCGCTCCTGGCTGAAACCGGCGCAATCAAACACTTTACCCCCTATACAGTCACTGCAACCCCCGGGACGGTACACGTTACTGCATCGTCACCTTCATTACTACCTCTGCATGAACCAATTCGCACCTCCGGTATGCCAGCAACCGTGCATGTAAGTTCACTCGCGTCGGCGAATTTTCTTGGGGGTCCTGCGTCACCTTCCGGTTCCATGGATACCGGAACGGAATTTCACCAGCGCATTGCCCTGCTGCTGACGAACCAGTATCAACCCTCCGGGACCGAGCCGGCCGAGTGGAGTCGGTTTCTTGACGTCAGAGATGTTTGGCAGCCGCCCGGCGCAATTGCCCAGGTAGAACAGGAGCGGGTTGGGATGCTGGGAGCTACGCTGGTGATTGGTCGGCCCGATGTGATATTCAGAATTAGTCCTACACATGCAGAGATCTGGGACTGGAAGCTTATCAGCCCGACATCTGATGAAGAGTACAAACATTACTCTGCCATGTATTATCACCAGCTGCTGGCCTACGCCTGGTTGCTGCTGAAACCGGAGACTGAGCTTGAAACCGTTGATGCCTACCTTGCCTTTGTTCCCAATGCCGGACCGGACCGCAGCACGTGGACCAGCAAGTGGACGTTTCGCAGGGACCATCTTCAGGAGCTTGAACGCGAGCTTACGGATGCAATCGCATCGGCAGCTGCTACGGCTGATGCCCACGCCCACTGA
- a CDS encoding NAD(P)/FAD-dependent oxidoreductase, with the protein MKHVVVLGAGAAGLMCAARAARQGVHVTVVEHMSSPGKKIRISGGGRCNFTNLETAPDRYVSANPHFARSALSRYTPTDFLMMVNQYGISWHEKTRGQLFCDGSAQQIIAMLMSECNLGGVRFEFNATIHTVEKADRFRVETSSGILEADAVVVATGGLSIPRMGATGIGHRIAQHFSMPVTETAPALVPLVSTPEFRRVYGTLSGVSLPVRVTAGNTAFSESMLFTHNGLSGPAILQISTYLGQADSIVVNLLPDGIPESVSAAGAAEKRLLRTILGEILPKRLLQQWPDERLGHTRASMATKTFREALDSLQEWTVEICGTEGYAKAEVTRGGVDTRALSSKTMESTTVGGLYFIGEVVDVTGWLGGYNFQWAWASAVAAADAIASVSSRSSS; encoded by the coding sequence ATGAAACATGTTGTTGTGCTGGGTGCCGGTGCGGCGGGATTGATGTGTGCCGCACGTGCAGCACGGCAGGGCGTTCATGTTACCGTTGTAGAACACATGAGCAGTCCCGGGAAGAAAATTCGGATTAGTGGTGGCGGACGCTGCAATTTCACAAATCTTGAAACAGCTCCCGATAGATACGTTTCTGCCAATCCGCATTTTGCAAGGTCGGCTTTGTCACGGTACACACCAACTGACTTTTTGATGATGGTGAATCAATACGGGATCTCCTGGCATGAAAAAACCAGGGGACAGTTATTCTGCGATGGTTCGGCACAACAGATTATTGCAATGCTGATGTCGGAATGCAATCTTGGTGGGGTACGCTTTGAATTTAACGCAACGATACACACCGTTGAAAAGGCTGACCGGTTTCGGGTGGAAACGTCATCAGGCATTCTTGAAGCTGATGCAGTGGTGGTTGCAACGGGAGGACTCTCGATTCCACGCATGGGTGCTACAGGGATAGGACACCGGATTGCACAACACTTTTCGATGCCGGTAACCGAAACAGCACCGGCGCTGGTGCCACTGGTAAGTACGCCGGAATTCCGGCGTGTATATGGTACACTTTCGGGTGTAAGTCTGCCGGTACGGGTTACTGCCGGCAATACTGCTTTTTCTGAATCAATGCTGTTTACTCACAATGGTTTAAGTGGTCCGGCGATTCTGCAGATCTCTACCTACCTTGGTCAGGCTGATTCTATTGTTGTTAATCTGCTGCCTGATGGTATTCCGGAATCTGTCTCCGCTGCAGGAGCTGCCGAGAAGCGACTGCTGCGTACCATACTGGGCGAGATCCTGCCAAAGCGGTTGCTTCAGCAGTGGCCTGACGAACGTCTCGGCCATACCCGGGCTTCGATGGCTACAAAAACATTTCGCGAGGCACTTGACTCCCTTCAAGAATGGACGGTTGAAATCTGTGGCACCGAAGGGTATGCTAAGGCAGAAGTCACCAGAGGCGGTGTTGACACTCGTGCACTGTCATCAAAAACCATGGAGAGCACCACGGTTGGCGGACTCTACTTTATTGGCGAGGTTGTCGATGTTACAGGGTGGCTGGGCGGATACAACTTTCAGTGGGCGTGGGCATCAGCCGTAGCAGCTGCCGATGCGATTGCATCCGTAAGCTCGCGTTCAAGCTCCTGA